The genomic stretch CTTGCCGGCACCGGTCGGCAGGAACATCAGGCCCCGCTCGCGCTCAGTGACAAGGTGTCGAATCCTGTCCGCAAGTTCCTGCTGATAGGGGTGGAGAGGGCCGAGGCGAGGTGGACCGAACACAGTCAAGTCGGGTTCGAGGTACGAACCGCGTTCCCCGGCGTACTCGGTAGGGAAGCCGAGTCTACGAACGAAACCCACGGCGGGCGGACTTCCGGCCCAGCGGTCGGGTACCGGGAAGCCTGCAGCCTCCAGGTCGTGACGGCATTCCCTCAGCACGTCGTAACCGTGGACATCCAGCAACAACCGGGCAACCTGTAGAGGCCCTTTGTTGTCATCGATCTTGCGCACTGTCTCCAGCAGCCCTGTCGGAAGCCTTGCTTCGAGCTTGCTCACTTCGAGGAGACACAGCAGTTTTCTGGCATGGTCACGTTCAGCCCGGCAAAGCGCGATGCTTCTCTCGACCGCCTCGTCCTGCGCATCGTTGAGGATGCGGCTGACGGAACTCGAGGTCAGTTCGACGTCGAACTCCTCCGCGAGCCGCAAGAGGAGATCCTCATCCCTCAGGTCCGAGCGGTGGTAGACCACGTTGCCGTCGCGCAACAGATTCGTTGGTTCCCGATCCACACCGTCAGGTCCAGTGATCTGCCGGAAGAGCTCCCCGCATTCGATGAGTTCCACGTGGTTGAAAGCCCCGGCCGCCAGCGGACGGAGGCCTCTGTATCGGTCCAACACGACGACTGGCTCGGCGGGACTCTCCGCCAGCACCTCCACCCGCAGTCGGGAGGAAGCAAGAGCACATCCCCACCTGTCGACCAGTAGTGCGGCAAGTGCCTCGTCGGAGACCGCGAGGTAGGGAGGCCGACGTTCGGCCAGAACTCGCTTCTCCTCCTCCGTTCTGGCGATCAAGAGTTCCTCGCGCAGAACTCGGCATCCCGAGGAGCCGCTGACTGCGGGAACATACTCGGGAACCTGATCCTCGGACAGACTGCGAGCTGCCTCGGCGACCAATGTGCCGAGCGTCCACGGATCTCCGGTAGCAGGCAGACGATCGAGGAACTCCCGCCAGATACCTGGAGCGATTCCCTCAAGAGACTCGGTCAGCGACAGCTTGTCGGCCGCTTGACACTCGGCGACAGGCAGGAGCGGCGCGTACTTCGAGAGCGACCTGGCCACGCTCAGTGCTGCTGGACGTGGCCCCCAAGAAGTGGCCAGTAGGCCGTATTCGCGGGCTGCCCACACAGAGGGGGCGGGCACCTGGATTTGTGGAAGGGACTTGCGGGTGAAGTGCCCGAACAGCCACGTGTCGGGGACATCCATTCGAAGGAGTGCCTGAGTCCAACCCACGCATGCATCGAGGTCGCCGGAATCGCGGAATCTGCGGAGTACGTGCAGAGGACCCACCGGATCGTGGTCGAGGAATCCGAGCTCCTTGTCCGATGGTCGTCCTCGCGCCGGTAGCTTCGCCAGATAGTCCGTCCGGGTCAGCCGGAGATACTCCAAATATGTCGAGTCTTGAGTCAGAGCACGGCTGATCAGAGGGCGGGCAGCGATGCCTATTCGTCGCAGCAGGTCGGCATGCAGGTCGTAATGGAAGTCCTCGTTGAGGACCATCACCGGATTTTGCGGCGAGATCTCGCCGGCAACCACCACTTCGTCGGAGTAATGCCACCAGCCGTCTTGGCACTTGACCTTGAGCCGGCGCCCCTCGGCGAGATAGTCCTCCAGATGTTGCTCCGCCACGGATTTAGGTACCTCGGAGACCAGCCGCCAGAACTCGGCCCATTCGACCCCTGTCCACTTCTTGGTGACCGCACGTGTGAGCTTGGCAAGCTCGTGACCGGGATCGACGTCCTTGAAGCCGAGGTCGCGTAGGAAACGTTCGACATCGGAGTGCGCCAGCAGAGACTGTCGTACCAGGGCTATTTCGGCCTGCCGGGTCAGAACGTTCCCATGGAGGAAGACGTCCCGAGTCGCATTCAGCGGCCACAGGCGACCGCTGTCGTCGGGAAGGATCTTGGCGGAGAGAAAACCGCGGCGGGTGTTCCCATCTTTCGTGACCGCGACAACCCGGAGTGCAGACGCGCATTCCTCGTCGGTCGCGTTACCGATGATCTGTTGTAGCCACTCTGCGGCCCCCAGTTCAACATCCGTCGCACGCGCGTCGTCCGCTCGGATGAGGCTACGCAGACGCGCCTGTCGAACCGCATTGCGGAAGCATTGGACATGGGGCACCGAGCGAGGGCACCCGGGTGACGAATACCAGGCATGGAGCAAGGCGGGATCGAGTCGTACCTGCTCTTGATGCGGAAAGCGCAGCGCGTCGATGCGGCGGAGCACCCCTTCACGGTCAGGAATGCAGGCTTCCGCCGAGACCAACTGTGGCACGCGTTCAGCGAGGAACCGGTCGGCGAAATTCGGCGCCTCACGACCTCGCGCGGGCAGGTAGTCGAAGTGGCGAGCAGGATCTGTCGCACTCCCGAGGGTAGGTAGACCCTCCGCCACCAGGATGGCGATCCGCTCGAGAATCTCCTGATTGAACCGTCCGCGGAGGAGGCTCGTACGGTCGTCATTGACCTGCCAAGGGGCGTTCAGAATCCCCCGCAGCGAGGTTGTCTCAGTCAGCGGGTAGTAAGCCCAGAACTGCCCCAGCGCCGAGACGTCGCCGGTCAACGGCGCTGCCCAGGTCACGGTGATACTCGTGCGCCTGATCGCCTCCCCGACCTCTTGGAGGGCCTGAGGCGAGGGACTGTGCAAGTCGTGCCACACACGCCAGTCCGATGGCTCACGATCTCGAGTCTGCAGCCGGCGTACTCCGTCGGAGAGCACAACGCACTCGTGTTCCAGCTCGAGTCGTTCGGATCCAGGGTGGTCGACCACAATCCGCAGTACCGACACCCTGGGCACGAACAGTAGGAACTCCACGGGAAACTTTTTGAGTTCCTTCTCCAAACGAGCCGCATCTCCCGACAGAGGCAAACGGACGACTGTGGTCGCCCAAGCCGTCAGTTCGGCGAGTACCGCGTCGCGGCTGATCTCCTCCATCACGTCGAGGTGGGCAGGCATACGGAGGACGGGAAACCGCGTGGCACCGGGATCGAGAGGTCGCAATGCCTGCGCCGCTCGTTCAGCGTCGAAGGAGAAGCTGATCGACCGGCTGAATACGGCTGGTGACCTGGTGATGCCCAAGACGGACTTGAAGCCGAGGCCGAACCGGCCGATCGCTTCGTCTCGCTTGTCGCTGAGGAAAGCGTGGCAGATAGCCTCAAGGCCCTCACGGGAGAAGGCCTTGCCCTCGTTCGCGCAGTAAAGGGTGCCGTTGACCAGGCGCACCTCGACTTGCCCACGATGGTCTTCGTACTGCGCATCAGCGGCATTTTGGACTAATTCGAGAATCTGTCGCCGCGAGTAGCCGCCAGTCCTGTAGCTGTCCTCTTGGTTGGCGTGCTCGCCGAGAAGGAGCCTATCCGCTTCGTATGCTCTGAGTGTGTTCGCGCGGTGCTGCTTGAGCCAGTGAACCAGATCCGGGTCTTCCTGACCCCAGCTGCCATCGGCGGTCACCAATACCCCCGTCCCGTGTTCACCATTGTGTCCCTCTATGAACGTGTCTGGATCGGATTTGGAGTACTTGCGCGTGTGGTCCCATGTCGCTGATCCTGAGCCGTGCGGACGGTAGATCATCATAGGGTCCCCGGGACTGCCGTCCAGTCCACTGGAAGCGCAATGTACAGCCAGATATCGCGAGCGTACAGAATATCGTGCGTGTCAGACTATGCCCATGCGTTCGGACGACCAGCTACGATCTGAAATAGCCAGCGCGCGTGATGCCTTGAAGGTTGCTGTCGACCATCTGGACAAGATCGCTAGAGTCGACAGAGTGATGGAGGACGACTGGCAGGACGTCAGCGCGGCTGTGGGGCTCAGCATGGCGCTTCACCGTGAACATATGGCGCGAGTCGGCGTTCTCCTGGGGTTGGGCGGAGCGCAGCAGCGTCTGCTTCGGTTTCTGCTGAGACACGTAGGCCAGATCGTCTCCGGCCCGGAGCTGTCCGGCGTCGCTGGGATCGCTGAGTGGGCGCGGCGAGTCCGGGAGTTACGCGTGGAGCATGGCTGGCCTATCGAGAGCGGGGTCCAGTCACCTGATCTTCGCTCCGACCAGTACATCCTCCTCCGACCGGAACCGGATGAAGATCTGGCAAGGAGATGGCGGCTGGCCGCCGATATCCGGAGGCACGGTGGCGCGGTCCCCGACCGCATCCTCGCCTACCTGAAGGCCATCAGCCCTGAGGCTGCTGATCGGGAGGATCTTGACTACGTCACCAAGACCGGCACCTGGAAATCGTCGATCGATGACCTAAGGGCCGATGGCTGGGATATCCGATCTTCCGATGAGGATCCGCAACTGGCTCCGGGTAGCTACCGCCTGCTGCTATGACTCACGCAAGTCGCAGCTTCCTACCGGCCGTACCGCCCCCTCTGCATTCCCCACAAGAGTCAGTGCCATGCGAACAGGACGGTCTGTGTGGGACCGCAAATGTTCCAGGTTGTCCGCTTGAAGTGCAGCGAGAAGGCACTGGAGGATTGTCAGTGATACGTCCGGCGGGCATCAGGCATATTCCACGTGGGGCTCAGCCGCGATGTCGGCGGTTGCCGGCTCTGAAGCCTTCTCGGGTCTCCACGTCTTGAGACTCTTCAACAGCTCTTCATCTGGAGTGCCCCAGCCGAATGCAGCACAAAGGACGTGCATGGCCAGTCGAGGGGGGACAGCATTCCCGATCTGCTGGCCCACATCGCGCCCTGACCACGGATAGTCGACAGGGAAGGTCTGAAGGCAGCCTGCTTCTGCGAGGGAAAAGCGTTTCAATTCGGCGCCGTCCAGTGAGACGACACGGTTACGGGAGATCTTTCCGGTTACCGTAGCGGACGGTTCCCAGGAGGCGCGTCGACCGCGAGCTTTGGGGTCACCGCCGGTTCCGTAATTCGAGATGACGCGGAACGGCGACTGTCGATCAAGCACGTCTGCCATCCTCGTCCATGGCCGACGTGCCTGGTCTCCGGCCTCGCGTGGGACGCCCTTCCGGTAGGGCCGATGCGTAGGCTCGGGCAGGGTCACCTCTTCTATGCCCTTACGAGCGATGAGCACTGCCCTTTTGCGGGTCTGCGGGACGCCGTATTCCTCTGTGCGTAGGATGCCGCATTCCGCAGAATAACCCTCAGCACGCAGAGCCACTGCGTAAGCCTCCCATACCGGGAGCACCGCCGGGACCTGCTCAAGAATGATCGCCCGATAGGGGGTGTTGTTCTCGTCGTCGATCGCTTCAAGGGCCCAGCGGAGAGGCTCCAGCACCAGCCCGGTTCGCTCGTCCTCCAGTTTGGACAGGTCCTGGTCGATTTCATCTCGGTCTTCTCGGGCGACCATACGTTTGACGAAGCGCAGCACCTCGTCGAGTGCCCTGCGGCCGGCCCCGCTGCCGGCGACGGTGAAGGTCTGACACGGTGGTCCTCCCGCCAGTACGTCTGCGTCAGGGAAGTCGGAAGGGCCGTACTTACGTACGTCCCCCTCCACCGTGACCAGGCCTGCGGCCCGGCGCGTCTCACAAGCTGAGGCATCCCATTCCACACCCACCGTCGCGACGCCGAGCTTCTCCGCTGCCACGTCGAGCCCGCCGGGACCGGCGAACAAGTCAACAATCTTGACAGGGTGCACTTGATCTCCAGGGGTGTCATTCGGGACGATGCTGCCACAGTTTCTGTGGCCAGTAGGCCCAGAGGTGGCAAGCTGGTGGACGACCACACAGCGTACTGGGGGCCACCGACAGTATCAGGGGTCACGGATGGCACGTTGAGCACTGTCTGAGGTCGAAGTATCTGCTTCCGGCAGAGGTGGAATACGACCCGGTAATGGGGGTTGTTCTGCCAGTGCAGCCGTGGCAGTGGGAGGAAGCGCTAAGGAGTGGATGATCCATCCGTCTATGGCCGCAAGAGATCTGGCTCCTCCTCTGGATGAAGCAACTCGTCCTTTGGTGAGCTGCCCATCAGAGCGTGTCTCCCTCCATGGCAGTTGTAGCAGAGGGTCACCAGGTTGCGCTCGTCGTTGTCACCGCCTTGGTGCACGGGCAGGACATGGTGAACCTGGAGCGCAACGCCTTGACCGGGTACGGCGCCGCAGTCCTGGCACGTCTTGTTGTCCCGCTCGAGGATCTTGTGGCGAAGCTTGATGGCCTGGCGTACACGAGCCGGACGCTTGATCAGAGTGGGAAGCCGATATGAACCTGGTGGCAGGCTCGGATCGTCGATGTTCGAGACGATCTGCCAGCCCTCTTCCTCCAGTTCACGCATCCGGCGAGGCCATTCTTGGATGTTCGCGACATAACCCAGCTGTTCCTTGTCGGCGGGGCGAGGTGAGATCTCCTTGAGGTAGTGAAGGAGTCTGTCCTTCCCGGACTTCTTCCCGCCTCCTGGCTTCTTGAGGTTGCGTGCGGCCTTGGCGACTCGCCAGCGCTCCGCGAGGTCGGTGTCGGGCTTGTCCGCGGCGAGTCTGTAGTGGTCGTGAGGCAAGTCGTCGCGGTTTGTGCCCGACTCGATCGGCCAACCGGACTCGACCCGGAGCTCGCGTACTCGCCGTGCCCACTCAGATATTCCTGCGACGCCGCCCAGGGCATCGGCTGGCACAGGTGTGCCGACGTGGTTCCGCAGGTACCGCAAGATGGCGTCCTGGCCGGACCTGATCCCGAGTGCCCGGTTCACTCGTGAGACAGCGTCCCGCATGTCAGCCGACAGACAGCCGAGCTGCGCGGCGGATTCCAACCATGAGTCATGACTGAGCGATACCGCCTGAACACGGTCGATGGCGTCCAGGTAATTCTGCACGGTGGTTTTCAGATCCGACAGAGCCTGCCCAGGTAACACGCCCGTCTTCTTCGCCACAGCGCCCTCCCGCGAGACTACATGATCGAGTGGGCTAGTTTAGCCGGGTTTATCCTGGCAATCGGTCGTGGTGGCGGGACGGCCAACCTTGCTCATTTGGCGGGGACTGGTGTTTCAGGACTTCGAACGGACAGTGAGGGGAGCCCGACACAGGGGCGTGGCCGGGTTCTCCGTGTCGGTCGTGACCATGTCGGTCTCTGACGATGCAAGTCGACCCCTACCTGAACGTGTTCCCCATCGGGAGTGCGGTTCAGAGAGCCCTCGCGGCTCGGTCATCCAGAGCAATCCTTTGCATCAGGCGTTGCAGACGGGATATACCGTTTTCCTGTGGCCTCCATGCCTTTCCCCAGTTCGGCCGGCGTGTCGGCGCGGATGAGCAAGCAGCGACGCAGGGACACCGCGCCTGAGATCTCCGTACGAAAACTCCTGCACGCCCGTGGTCTGCGGTACCGGGTTGCGTGGCCGATACCTGGTATGAAGCGCCGGACGGTCGACATAGCCTTCACACGAGCGAAGGTCGCGGTCTTCATAGACGGGTGTTTCTGGCACTCCTGCCCCGAGCACGCCACACGCCCTGCCGCGAACGACACGTGGTGGTCCGAGAAGCTGGCGAAGAACATCGCCCGCGACCTTGCCACCAACGAGCACCTGCATCGGGCAGGATGGCGGGTCATCCGTATCTGGGAGCACGAGGATCCGTCCGAGGCAGTCGATCGCATCGTCGACGAAGTCATGCGATTGCGGGCAGAGCACTGATGCGTTCCACGCCAATGTTCGACCGCTGGCCTGAGGTGGTCTCGCACATCTCCCGGGTCGGGTTTGGATCCTCCAGGTGATCCGGATTCGCCTGTCCTCAGAGGGCGGTTCGCGAGTTGATGTCCCTTTGATCGCTTGTGCTGCATGAGGAGGGCTGGTCATTGGCTCGTTGCCGGGCTATGGACGCGGCTCAGCGGACAATCCCGGCTCGATCTCCACGAGAATGCCCAGGCTGACCAGGCGCTTGAGCTTGGCGCGGGTGTTCTCGATGTTCTTACGCGCCAGGGGCAGGTCCAGGGCCAAGCAGAGGTCACGCGCTCGTGAGGGCTGGCCGGTGTCGGCCATGAGGGTGAGAATCTGCTGGTAGGCGGGATGGTCGGGCACTGCGGGAGCCGGGGGCGGCGGGGATGCCGGACCGGGCTCGCGGGCGAGGACGAGCAAGGTCTTGCGGGTGATCCGCAGATGGTCGAGGTCCTGGTCGAGGTCCCGCAGGCGGGCGGTCAACTCCTCGATCTGAGCTTGGATCTGTTCGATGTGGCCGGTCAGCGCCTTCTCGCGGGAGTCGATCCGGTCCAGCAGCCACGCGCCGGGGGTCCGGGGTGCTCACGTGTCGCGCCAGGCGGGGGTGGAAGGGCCGGTCAGCCGGCGGGACATCACGTCGGTCATCGCCCAGTACACCCGTGACTCGGAACTGGCCTGATCGTGTTCGTAGTCGCGTACCAGGCGCCGGTGCAGGGACATCGTGCCGTAGGTCTGCTCCACCCCCCACCGCTTGGGCTGAGGGACGAACCCGGCCTCGGCGGGGTTCCGCTCGACGATCTTCACGTTGATGCCGTGGGTGGCACCTCGGGCGACCACCGCGTTCTTGAACCCCTGGTCGACCAGGGCGGTCTGGACGCTCCCGGGCGCAGTGGCGGCAGCGACCCGGTCCAGCAGAGCGTTACCTATGGCGTTGTCGTGGATCGAAGCCGCCGCGACCACCACCGCGATGACCAGGCCCAGCACATCCACGGCCAGCCCACGCTTGCGACCCGGTACCTTCTTGGCCGCATCCCGTCCGGTCGTGGCCTTGGGGACGCCGGCCGCGGCGCGCGCTCTGGGTGTCGAGCACCACCAGGCTGGGGTCGGCTAATCGTCCCTTCTTCTCCCGCACCTGCAAGCGCAGCAGGTCGTGGATGGCCTTGTCGGTGCCGTCCTTACGCCAGGCGGTGTAGTAGTACATGACCGCGCTGCGAGGTGGCAGGTCATGAGGCAGCAAGCTCCACTGGCAGCCGGTCCGGCTCTGATACAGGATCGCGTTAACGATCTCCCGCATCTCGTATTTGCCCTGATGGCCGCTGACCGAGGGGTGCGCAGCCTTCCACGCCGTGATCACCGGCTCGATCAAGGCCCACCGCTCATCGGATAAGTCCGTCGCGTACGGCTTGCGTTCACTCACCCTGCCATCCCAGCACAGCCGAGTCCACCAGGCAGGAATAACGCTACAGATTCACTCGATCACACTACGACATCAGGGGCATAGGCCCGCGGACCGCCCTCTCGGGCGCATGACCGTCTCGTTGGTCAACGAACGACACGGGCCTCGGACCCTGCTTATGGGAGAGGGCCTAGACGTCCGGGCCTGCCAGGTAACCGTCGCAGCGGGGCCGTGACGTCGCGGATCACTGCTCTGTGAGAAGCATTTGTGGGGTGCTCGGTGACGGTTTGCGCGGTCTCCCGAACGAGAGAGGGATCATCGCAGACGCTGTGGCGTTCCAGAAGCTGGTTGAGATCGCTCTCGCTCAGCGCGGCCAGGATGTGCTCGTGACCGGCGAACACCACCGCCTGCCATGACACTCGGGCCCACGTGTGCCGGGTGGTCGGTCGCGATCCACCGTTCCTTGTTGGGGCCTTCCCCCACAGAAGTGGACACGCGGTGGGGTGTGTCATGCGGCCAGTGTCAGGCTACTCGATCTTTGCCGGTGTAGGTGCTCGTAGGCGATGGGGCTGAGGTGCCCGTTGGCCGAATGCCTTCTGCGCGTGTTGTAGCAGGTCAGCCATCGAAACACCGCGCGTCGCCAGGTGGCGGCGTCGCCGTAGTGGGGTGCGCCCTGAAGCGTTTCGCGTTTGAGGGAGGCGTGGAAGCTTTCGCAGGCGGCGTTGTCGGCGCTGGTCCCGACGGCTCCCATGGACTGGGTGACGCCCAGCCGGCGGCACAGGGCGGCGTAGTCCTTGGAGGTGTATTGCTTGGGTTCAAGGGGTCGTCGCAACACTGCTGTTCAGCAGCCAGTTTAGATGATCGCTGAAGGCTTCTGCCGGTGTCTTCCATCCGAGGGTCTTTCGGGGCCTGCTGTTGAGTGCGAACGCAACGGCCGCCAACTCCTCGGCATTCCACCGCGACAGGTCAGTGCCCTTGGGAAAGTACTGGCGCAGCAGGCCGTTGATGCTTCTATGTCAAGCGACGAGCTGGTGGCGGGCGATGTGGTG from Nonomuraea polychroma encodes the following:
- a CDS encoding DNA cytosine methyltransferase, yielding MHPVKIVDLFAGPGGLDVAAEKLGVATVGVEWDASACETRRAAGLVTVEGDVRKYGPSDFPDADVLAGGPPCQTFTVAGSGAGRRALDEVLRFVKRMVAREDRDEIDQDLSKLEDERTGLVLEPLRWALEAIDDENNTPYRAIILEQVPAVLPVWEAYAVALRAEGYSAECGILRTEEYGVPQTRKRAVLIARKGIEEVTLPEPTHRPYRKGVPREAGDQARRPWTRMADVLDRQSPFRVISNYGTGGDPKARGRRASWEPSATVTGKISRNRVVSLDGAELKRFSLAEAGCLQTFPVDYPWSGRDVGQQIGNAVPPRLAMHVLCAAFGWGTPDEELLKSLKTWRPEKASEPATADIAAEPHVEYA
- a CDS encoding transposase: MDVLGLVIAVVVAAASIHDNAIGNALLDRVAAATAPGSVQTALVDQGFKNAVVARGATHGINVKIVERNPAEAGFVPQPKRWGVEQTYGTMSLHRRLVRDYEHDQASSESRVYWAMTDVMSRRLTGPSTPAWRDT
- a CDS encoding HNH endonuclease encodes the protein MAKKTGVLPGQALSDLKTTVQNYLDAIDRVQAVSLSHDSWLESAAQLGCLSADMRDAVSRVNRALGIRSGQDAILRYLRNHVGTPVPADALGGVAGISEWARRVRELRVESGWPIESGTNRDDLPHDHYRLAADKPDTDLAERWRVAKAARNLKKPGGGKKSGKDRLLHYLKEISPRPADKEQLGYVANIQEWPRRMRELEEEGWQIVSNIDDPSLPPGSYRLPTLIKRPARVRQAIKLRHKILERDNKTCQDCGAVPGQGVALQVHHVLPVHQGGDNDERNLVTLCYNCHGGRHALMGSSPKDELLHPEEEPDLLRP
- a CDS encoding transposase translates to MSERKPYATDLSDERWALIEPVITAWKAAHPSVSGHQGKYEMREIVNAILYQSRTGCQWSLLPHDLPPRSAVMYYYTAWRKDGTDKAIHDLLRLQVREKKGRLADPSLVVLDTQSARRGRRPQGHDRTGCGQEGTGSQAWAGRGCAGPGHRGGGRGGFDPRQRHR
- a CDS encoding sacsin N-terminal ATP-binding-like domain-containing protein; protein product: MTADGSWGQEDPDLVHWLKQHRANTLRAYEADRLLLGEHANQEDSYRTGGYSRRQILELVQNAADAQYEDHRGQVEVRLVNGTLYCANEGKAFSREGLEAICHAFLSDKRDEAIGRFGLGFKSVLGITRSPAVFSRSISFSFDAERAAQALRPLDPGATRFPVLRMPAHLDVMEEISRDAVLAELTAWATTVVRLPLSGDAARLEKELKKFPVEFLLFVPRVSVLRIVVDHPGSERLELEHECVVLSDGVRRLQTRDREPSDWRVWHDLHSPSPQALQEVGEAIRRTSITVTWAAPLTGDVSALGQFWAYYPLTETTSLRGILNAPWQVNDDRTSLLRGRFNQEILERIAILVAEGLPTLGSATDPARHFDYLPARGREAPNFADRFLAERVPQLVSAEACIPDREGVLRRIDALRFPHQEQVRLDPALLHAWYSSPGCPRSVPHVQCFRNAVRQARLRSLIRADDARATDVELGAAEWLQQIIGNATDEECASALRVVAVTKDGNTRRGFLSAKILPDDSGRLWPLNATRDVFLHGNVLTRQAEIALVRQSLLAHSDVERFLRDLGFKDVDPGHELAKLTRAVTKKWTGVEWAEFWRLVSEVPKSVAEQHLEDYLAEGRRLKVKCQDGWWHYSDEVVVAGEISPQNPVMVLNEDFHYDLHADLLRRIGIAARPLISRALTQDSTYLEYLRLTRTDYLAKLPARGRPSDKELGFLDHDPVGPLHVLRRFRDSGDLDACVGWTQALLRMDVPDTWLFGHFTRKSLPQIQVPAPSVWAAREYGLLATSWGPRPAALSVARSLSKYAPLLPVAECQAADKLSLTESLEGIAPGIWREFLDRLPATGDPWTLGTLVAEAARSLSEDQVPEYVPAVSGSSGCRVLREELLIARTEEEKRVLAERRPPYLAVSDEALAALLVDRWGCALASSRLRVEVLAESPAEPVVVLDRYRGLRPLAAGAFNHVELIECGELFRQITGPDGVDREPTNLLRDGNVVYHRSDLRDEDLLLRLAEEFDVELTSSSVSRILNDAQDEAVERSIALCRAERDHARKLLCLLEVSKLEARLPTGLLETVRKIDDNKGPLQVARLLLDVHGYDVLRECRHDLEAAGFPVPDRWAGSPPAVGFVRRLGFPTEYAGERGSYLEPDLTVFGPPRLGPLHPYQQELADRIRHLVTERERGLMFLPTGAGKTRVTVQALATAFIEDGLVGHLLWVAQSEELCEQAVQTWSAVWRDIGDGRALRICRLWDRNEIAEGENELMVVVATDKKLAVCRDNPDYTWLARPTAVVIDEAHEATGKDYTQLLAWLGLDDRHMNRPLLGLTATPFKGTSEEKTRRLAGRFGNNLIDVLGEDPYGVLQRLGVLSQVEHQILDGGAVSLDAEEAEITQRTRLLPSRVLELLGRDEARTLRLLDHIESLPSDWPVLVFAASVLSAQVLAALLRVRGISAASISGSTRIHERRRNIEGFRSKNIRVLTNCNVLTQGFDVPGVRALYIARPTFSPNAYIQMVGRGLRGPANGGKSHCLVVNVADTFGQFGERLAYREFDHLWDRQGGQHT
- a CDS encoding very short patch repair endonuclease, which translates into the protein MPFPSSAGVSARMSKQRRRDTAPEISVRKLLHARGLRYRVAWPIPGMKRRTVDIAFTRAKVAVFIDGCFWHSCPEHATRPAANDTWWSEKLAKNIARDLATNEHLHRAGWRVIRIWEHEDPSEAVDRIVDEVMRLRAEH